The DNA sequence ACGAGCTGGAGCGACTAATCCGAGGAAGCGCCATCCCCCAGGAGTTCTTCTCCTACTCGTAGCGTTTCTCGACTGAGCCCATGCACCAACACCCACCCCAGACGCCATTGTTCGCCTCGACCAGACGAGCGAAGTCATCCCAGGTATCCGGCGACAGCTCGCGCGTGCGGTACACGCCGTGATCTGCTTCCATCACTTCATCATGCCCGCCCTCGACGAGGTCGCGAGGGCCCTTGGCGCGTAGGTGCCGTGCAGGGCGGGGTGATTCGGCCTGGGTTCGTGGGGGACGGTGTTGCCAATGAGGTTGCCCGCTGCTGTTGGCGGCGTGGCAGCGAGCGGGGATGCTCGCTGTGGTGGGCAAGGGCGTCGGCGGTTCTAAGGTGACGCCATGTCGTCGAACGACTTTCCCTGGGAACCGCCGCTGGCCGGTGGCGAGACGGAACACCTCTTCGGTGCGCTGGACCGGCTCCGCACCACGTTTCGCTGGAAGGCCGATGGCCTCGACGACCAGGGGCTGGGTGCCACCATCGGCGCCTCCACCTTGACGATCGGGTCGTTGCTCAAGCACCTGGCCTTCGTCGAAGCCTTCTACTCGCGAGTCAAGCTCGCGGGCCAGTCACCCGGCGCGCCGTGGGAGACCGTCGATTGGGAGGTCAACCCGGGTTGGGACTTCACGTCCGCCGCCGACGACTCCGCTGAGGAGCTGTACGCGCTGTACGACGACGCCGTTGCCCGGGCCCGCACGAGCTACAGGAGCGCAGTGGCCGACGGCGGCCTGGACCAGATCGTTGATGCCAATGATGACGCCGGCCGCCATGCGAGTCTGCGCAGGCTGGTCTTCGACCTCGTCGAGGAGTACGGCCGTCACACCGGGCACGCCGATCTGCTCCGCGAGGCCGTCGACGGCCGGGTCGGCGAAGATCCGCCGGCTGGCTGGCGGCCCGAGTCCGGCTCCTACCAGATCCCGGGGGCGTGAGCTGCCGAGACGTTGTGTTCACTCCGCGAGGCCGGCTCCTACATGCCTGTTCGCGTGCGTGAGGGGTATGCCTCAACGCGCAACCCGGATCCGGCCTGAGCCGGATCTACCGGTGGGTCGGTCCGATCGAGGGTGTAAGTGGTCATCCGTTCACCGGCCGGACCCCGCGGACCCAGGTGACCGAACGATGCGCTCGCCAGGCCGGCCGGGAGTAGAATGAAAGTGCGGTAATCGGGAGGGTCGGAAAGCCCTTTCAGGTCCGTGTCGGGAACGTCTGGATGCCCCGCAACTTGCATCGACGCGGAGGCCATGAACGCCTCGACGGAATGACAGAAGGCCCGCCCCACCGGGGACGGGCCTTCCGCGGCGCATCGTCCCCACCTCCTGTCCGGTCCCCGCCCGGTGAGGCAATGGCCGGCCGGCCCCCCGAACTTGCCCATCATCACCAGGATGGGTGCGCGTGGGGAGACCTCGTCGGGCTCGACCAAGCGGATCAACGCCGCATTTCCCGCCAGCCGCTGACCGCCGATGGGTCGCCCACGCTGAGCAGGACGCCGGTTTGCTATCGCGGGCGGTGAGGTCCACTGTGGGACGGGGTCGCTGCGCCAGCCTGAGTGTCTGCCGCGCCATCCACCACGCCGACCCAATCAGGCCCTCTTGTCGGGGCCATCGCGGGAGCAACATGCTGACGATCACCGAAGAAGCCGCAACCTTGATCCGTGCCTTGAGGCAAGACGCCGCGCTCCGGGAGCAAGCGGGTCTTCGGATGGTCGTCGACCCGACCAACCTGAGTCTGTCGATGGATCTTGTGGAGGCTCCGGCGGCGGGGGACACGGTTGTCGCCCGCTACGGAGCGCGCGTGTTCTTGTCACCCAGCGCGGCGTACCGGCTGGGTGAGGGAATCCTGCAGGCACAGATCACCGAGCAGAGCTCGCACTTCTTCCTCGATCGGTAGCGGCTCCCACCTTCGGCGTGACATCTTGACCTCCCCGTCGGGGCCACGCTGAAGGCGGCGCCGAAACGTCGGTCGTCGGGAAGCGTGCAATGGCAAACGGCCCGGTCCGAGGACTGACTCTGCGATGAGCCATGTCCACGATCACCTGGGGCGCCGGCGTGCCCGCTGGGCGCAGCGGACTCACCATCCAACTACCCACGGAAAGGTGAGGAGAACCAGGAATTGACCGTGTCGACGATGTTGACCAGCGGTTGACCGGCGCCTGTGACGCGTCCTCTGCCGTGAATGTCCCATTGATAGAACAGACTTGTAGTGAATCCAGATCCGTACTAGGTTCGCGTTTGTGCCACCAGCGTCAGGCAAGCCGACCAGTGCCACCCCGCGGCGCTACCGCTCGCCCCACCGGGCGCAGCAGGCCGAGCGGACGCGAGCTGCGGTCGTCGCTGCGGCGACCCGGCTGTTCACCGCGAACGGGTGGGCTGCGACCGGCATGCGTGACGTCGCACGGGAGGCGGGGGTGGCCACCGAGACGGTGTATGCGCACTTCTCGTCGAAGACCGGACTGCTCCAGCGGGCGATGGACGTCGCGGTGGTCGGTGACGACGCCCCCGTCGCGTTGGCCGAGCGTCCCGAGTTCGCGGCTCTCGCGCAGGGTTCTCGCGCCGACCGGATCGCGGCCGCCGCCATGCTGCTGACCGAGGTGAACCACCGGACTTCGGGATTCGCCAAGGTGCTCCGTGAGGCGGCCCCGACCGACGCGGTGATCGCGGAGATGCTCCGAGCCGCCCGCGAGCGGATCCGGGTCGACATCGCCGCCGGTGCGGCGGCCGTGATGGGTCGCAAGCCGACCCGACGTGAGCGCGACAGCCTATGGGCGCTGCTCAGCATCGAGGTGTACCTCCTCCTCGTCGAGGAGTCGGGGTGGAGCCTGAAGCAGTACCGCGCGTGGGTAGCAGAGGTATTGGAACGAGAGGTTCCGAGTTCCTAACCGATAGAGGGACTGCGATGAAGACCGATCCGAACGCACCGGCGGACACCCGCATGATGGGCATCGTCCACTCGGCCCTGCGTCGTGACTTGACGCGGACCACGACGGCTTTGAGCGCCGAACACCCACCGAGTGATGCGCAGCGTGTGGCTCTCGCCGCCCACCTGACCTGGATGATGGACTTCCTGCACGGCCACCACGAAGGCGAAGACGTCGGCCTATGGCCTCTGATCCGGTCGCTGGACCCCTCGGCTGCTGACCTCCTCGACCAGATGGAGCACGACCACTCCCAGATCGCGCCCGAGATCGAGGGGCTGCGCATCGCCACCCGCCGCTACGCCGGCGACCCAGCCGCGCCGGCCCGCGACGGCCTGATCGAGGCACTGGCCTCGCTGCGCGCGGTCCTGGACCCGCACCTGCACCGCGAGGAAGCCGAGATGATGCCGATCGTCTCCCGGACCCTCACGCACGCCCAATGGGAGAACTTCAACCAGGAGCACTACATCAAGACGAAGTCCAAGAGCGAGCTCGGTCACGAAGGTCACTGGCTGATCGACAGCATCGACCCCGCCGGCTACAAGGTCGTGGTAGGCAACGTGCCAGCCATCCCGCGCTTCGTCCTGCTCCACGCCTTCGCCGGGCAGTACGCGCGTGCCTGCGCGGCCCGCTGGGGGCCGACGGTGACGGTCAAACCACTCGCCGCCTAGCGCACCGTCTTCTGCGTCCTACAGGTGACGGGGCTGCTGAGGGTTTCGTTGACCCTGACCTGTGGCGACGAAGGCCGCCGCTGGAAGGATCCCGACCATGCCCGAGCCCTGACCCCGATGATCGCTTCGCTGCCCGATGCGCTGCGCCGGACGTTGACCTGGGACCAGGGTAAGGAGATGGCCGAGCACGCCCTCATCGCCATCGAGGCGGACATCGACATCTTCTTCGGAGACCCGCACTCACCCTGGCAGCGCGGCAGCAACGAGAACACCAACGGGATGTCCGCCAGCACCGGCCCAAGGGCACGACATGCGTCAACTCACCCAGGCCGGCTGCGACGAGGTCGCCCTCCGGATGAACACCCGGCCCCGTCAGACCCTGGGATGGAAGGCTCCACGCGAGGCCCTCAACGGGGCCCTCGGTGCGACAGCCGCTTGAGACCGCCATCGGCAGCGCGCCGCAGTGATGCTCCTACTGTCAAAGCCAGGCTGTGTGACCTCTGGGATTCCACCCAGAAGTCAAACGGCGTGGTGCACCGCGAGCACGGCTTTGACGTCCACCCGTGTGTCCGCACGTCCACCAGCGCCGGGCGAACCGGGGTCACCCCGCTATCGGCGGTGTCCCGTGTCGGCAGGCTTGCCGACATTCTGCCGACACAGCATCAGGGCCATGACCTGCGTAAACGTGGTAGCGGGGGCAGGATTTTCATCCGTTGGAACGGATACACCGGAGGCGACCGTGTCATCCTCATCCGCGTCTTCAACGACATCATTGGTCCCGACGCACGAACCGACGCCTTCCACGGTCTCTTCGAGGCCCCTCGCCACCAAGACCGCCACGACGCCTGAACCCATCCGTCGAGATGCTGATGGCTTTGCGCTGGGCGGACCACCCAAACCTGTTGCCCCGGCGGACTCCTACGAGCCGAGCGACTCGGACTGCTTGAGGCTCCTGGAAGAGGTCGGCGCTTGGTCGGACTACCAGAACCAGCACCGTCCGGCTGGGTCGACCAATGACTTCCCGTCCAGCGGCGAGGTCCAGTACTTGTATCTGTACTGCGGCCTGGACTACTGACCACATCTTCGACCTGGCGTTCTGCCAGAAGACAACCATCAGGGTCTACGGCCTGCTGCGCGCCCCGTGGACGGACGAGGCGGCCAGAGACCCACGGGGGGAACGATCCGCAGACGGCCCTAGCTTCGGCGCGCCTGCAGGTGATCCACGTGGCTGACGCTCACCGTGAACCGCATGACGGTCCGCCGGAGTACAGGTGAGAGCCGGTTCCGCCCCCGTGCAAACCGGCTGGCCCTGCTGATGGAC is a window from the Actinomycetes bacterium genome containing:
- a CDS encoding helix-turn-helix domain-containing protein, whose translation is MPPASGKPTSATPRRYRSPHRAQQAERTRAAVVAAATRLFTANGWAATGMRDVAREAGVATETVYAHFSSKTGLLQRAMDVAVVGDDAPVALAERPEFAALAQGSRADRIAAAAMLLTEVNHRTSGFAKVLREAAPTDAVIAEMLRAARERIRVDIAAGAAAVMGRKPTRRERDSLWALLSIEVYLLLVEESGWSLKQYRAWVAEVLEREVPSS
- a CDS encoding DUF664 domain-containing protein, encoding MSSNDFPWEPPLAGGETEHLFGALDRLRTTFRWKADGLDDQGLGATIGASTLTIGSLLKHLAFVEAFYSRVKLAGQSPGAPWETVDWEVNPGWDFTSAADDSAEELYALYDDAVARARTSYRSAVADGGLDQIVDANDDAGRHASLRRLVFDLVEEYGRHTGHADLLREAVDGRVGEDPPAGWRPESGSYQIPGA
- a CDS encoding hemerythrin domain-containing protein; translation: MKTDPNAPADTRMMGIVHSALRRDLTRTTTALSAEHPPSDAQRVALAAHLTWMMDFLHGHHEGEDVGLWPLIRSLDPSAADLLDQMEHDHSQIAPEIEGLRIATRRYAGDPAAPARDGLIEALASLRAVLDPHLHREEAEMMPIVSRTLTHAQWENFNQEHYIKTKSKSELGHEGHWLIDSIDPAGYKVVVGNVPAIPRFVLLHAFAGQYARACAARWGPTVTVKPLAA
- a CDS encoding adhesin — translated: MLTITEEAATLIRALRQDAALREQAGLRMVVDPTNLSLSMDLVEAPAAGDTVVARYGARVFLSPSAAYRLGEGILQAQITEQSSHFFLDR